The following proteins are co-located in the Apium graveolens cultivar Ventura chromosome 5, ASM990537v1, whole genome shotgun sequence genome:
- the LOC141660503 gene encoding uncharacterized protein LOC141660503 yields MKLSQFLMGLNEHFTSIRGQILLMNPLTELSHAYAMILQEENQRESASHVSIIHENAAMNVKFGQGTSTGKNRFSGPRKEDKKILENSVICDYCKLAGHTRDKYFALHGYPDWHRLYGQPKPKVRSNHGTKKLVNISTSIENQSGAVSDVLTANKGTENLSETQCQQLITMLQAKLQSSSPATANLAPWINNASNQCAGIHKFYTNSVIFANHTQLSSSNHCWIIDSGATHHITPDLSLLDSSTAVNSEIYLPNGDIYVVSHIGTVQLTPYLCLQNVLVVPKFQCNLLSVPQLTKSLACQIAFVSTKCVLQVPAL; encoded by the coding sequence ATGAAATTAAGTCAGTTTCTTATGGGACTAAATGAACATTTCACCTCTATTCGAGGACAAATATTGTTAATGAATCCGTTAACTGAATTGAGTCATGCTTATGCAATGATTTTGCAAGAGGAAAATCAAAGAGAAAGTGCTAGTCATGTGTCAATAATTCATGAGAATGCTGCTATGAATGTGAAATTTGGTCAAGGTACCTCTACTGGTAAAAACAGATTTTCTGGACCTCGAAAAGAGGACAAGAAAATACTTGAAAATTCAGTAATATGTGACTACTGTAAACTGGCTGGGCACACAAGAGATAAGTATTTTGCTTTACATGGCTACCCGGACTGGCATCGACTTTACGGACAGCCAAAGCCCAAAGTTAGGTCCAATCATGGCACCAAGAAATTAGTGAATATCTCTACATCTATAGAGAATCAATCAGGGGCTGTGTCAGATGTGTTAACTGCTAATAAAGGAACTGAAAATCTGTCTGAGACTCAATGTCAACAGCTTATCACTATGCTGCAAGCTAAGCTACAATCTTCATCCCCTGCTACTGCAAATCTTGCTCCTTGGATTAACAATGCTAGTAATCAATGTGCAGGTATACATAAGTTCTATACCAATTCTGTTATCTTTGCCAATCATACACAATTATCTTCCTCTAATCACTGTTGGATAATTGACTCTGGGGCCACACACCACATTACTCCTGATTTATCTCTTCTTGACAGCTCTACAGCTGTTAATTCTGAAATATATTTACCAAATGGAGATATTTATGTTGTCAGTCATATTGGAACTGTGCAACTTACTCCTTATTTGTGTTTACAAAATGTGTTAGTAGTTCCTAAGTTTCAATGCAACCTTCTCTCTGTTCCTCAACTAACCAAATCCCTTGCTTGTCAAATTGCATTTGTGTCCACTAAATGTGTCTTGCAGGTCCCTGCATTATAG
- the LOC141660504 gene encoding uncharacterized protein LOC141660504 yields MATMVQPNIPKLTSINYGNWSIQMKVLLGSYDNWDIVESGYDEPTDAAAEAALSNAEKMILKETRKKDKKALYTIIQGVDESTFEKISNAKTAKDAWEILQKSFQGVEKVKKVRLQVLRGEFENLKMKSSENIGEFVTHLKTVTNEMKRNGESLDDVRVIEKLLRSLTRKFDYVVTSIEESKDLSTISIDELVGSLQAHEQRMNQYDDVSHLEKALQSKVSIGDSSGSSSYARGRGGFRGGYRGGRGRGRQSFNRGQTSEGYHPSGRSQNFRGRGRGGYQQRGDKSQYQCYNCNKYGHFSYECRAPKVEERSHFAAAKEDKDVGTAMFLTYKGDEESKKNV; encoded by the coding sequence ATGGCGACGATGGTGCAACCAAATATTCCAAAATTGACGAGTATAAATTACGGGAACTGGAGTATTCAAATGAAGGTATTACTCGGTTCCTACGATAATTGGGATATTGTCGAAAGCGGGTATGACGAGCCCACAGATGCAGCCGCTGAAGCAGCCCTGTCAAATGCTGAGAAGATGATTTTGAAAGAGACCCgaaaaaaagataaaaaggcgTTATATACAATTATTCAAGGAGTTGACGAATCAACCTTTGAAAAAATTTCAAATGCAAAAACGGCGAAAGACGCGTGGGAGATTCTGCAGAAATCATTCCAGGGTGTCGAGAAAGTCAAAAAGGTTCGTCTCCAAGTACTACGTGGGGAGTTCGAAAATTTGAAGATGAAGAGTTCtgaaaatattggtgaatttgttacgCATTTAAAAACGGTGACAAATGAGATGAAAAGAAATGGTGAAAGTCTCGACGATGTTCGTGTCATAGAAAAGTTGCTCCGTTCATTAACAAGAAAATTTGATTATGTTGTTACTTCTATCGAAGAATCAAAAGACTTGTCCACGATTTCTATTGATGAGCTCGTAGGTTCTCTTCAAGCCCACGAGCAGCGaatgaaccagtatgatgatgTAAGCCATTTGGAAAAGGCGTTGCAAAGTAAGGTGTCCATTGGTGACAGTTCTGGCAGTAGCAGTTATGCACGTGGCAGAGGTGGCTTTAGAGGTGGCTACCGTGGTGGACGAGGACGAGGAAGGCAGTCTTTCAATAGAGGCCAGACATCTGAAGGGTATCATCCATCTGGTCGTAGTCAAAATTTTAGAGGCCGAGGACGAGGCGGATATCAACAACGAGGTGATAAGTCTCAATATCAGTGCTATAACTGTAATAAATATGGTCATTTCAGTTATGAGTGTAGAGCACCAAAGGTGGAAGAAAGAAGCCATTTTGCAGcagcaaaagaagacaaagatgtTGGCACTGCTATGTTCCTCACTTACAAAGGAGACGAGGAAAGCAAGAAGAATGTTTGA